The following coding sequences are from one Candidatus Nitrosopumilus sp. SW window:
- a CDS encoding NAD-dependent succinate-semialdehyde dehydrogenase, whose protein sequence is MDRDQVFELVRKSKRAFPEWKKDYEKRRSYIYNLVEHLKKNKTELAKIATSEMGKALKESIGEVEKCAWALEFYADHGDSFLTDEVLNTDARKSFLTFEPLGVIGSIMPWNFPYWQALRFAAPCLMAGNVIVMKPSRVTMQSGIEIEKAFADAGIPEGVFSTVVGSVDSANHLIDSEVNAVTFTGSTNAGAKVGERAAMNLKKCVLELGGSDPFIVLDDAIIEKAAEGAVKGRFINCGQSCVASKRFFVGKNIAKDFIELFIKKASQLKVGDPMSIDTDIGPLSSKDGLETISGIVEDAKAKGAEVLLGGEKMDGKGYFYKPTILTNITPDMRIAKEETFGPVAPITIVENESEAIKMANDSEFGLGASIWTKDLAKADKMSRRIESGIVSVNNVVISDPRIPFGGIKHSGFGRELSRYGMLEFVNLKSVRFYDNLTHHHYVE, encoded by the coding sequence ATGGATAGAGATCAAGTATTTGAATTAGTTAGAAAATCAAAAAGAGCATTTCCTGAATGGAAAAAAGATTATGAAAAACGTAGAAGTTACATTTACAATTTAGTTGAACATTTAAAGAAAAACAAAACAGAGTTAGCAAAAATTGCAACTAGCGAAATGGGTAAGGCACTAAAAGAATCAATTGGTGAAGTTGAAAAATGTGCTTGGGCTTTAGAATTTTATGCAGACCATGGAGATAGTTTCCTTACTGACGAAGTATTAAACACAGATGCAAGAAAGAGTTTTCTTACATTTGAACCACTAGGAGTAATTGGTTCTATCATGCCATGGAACTTTCCATATTGGCAAGCTCTAAGATTTGCAGCACCTTGTTTGATGGCAGGAAATGTGATTGTTATGAAACCATCTAGAGTCACTATGCAATCAGGTATTGAAATTGAAAAAGCATTTGCAGATGCAGGAATACCTGAAGGAGTATTTTCAACAGTAGTTGGAAGTGTAGATTCTGCAAATCATCTCATTGATTCAGAGGTTAATGCTGTCACATTTACTGGAAGCACAAATGCAGGAGCAAAAGTTGGTGAACGGGCTGCTATGAATCTAAAAAAATGTGTTTTAGAATTAGGAGGAAGTGATCCTTTCATTGTATTAGATGATGCCATTATAGAAAAAGCAGCTGAGGGTGCTGTAAAGGGCAGATTTATCAACTGTGGACAAAGTTGTGTAGCCTCAAAAAGATTCTTTGTAGGCAAAAATATTGCCAAAGACTTTATTGAATTATTCATCAAAAAAGCATCTCAACTTAAAGTTGGAGATCCAATGTCAATTGATACAGATATTGGGCCACTATCAAGCAAAGATGGGTTAGAAACAATTTCAGGAATTGTCGAGGATGCAAAGGCAAAAGGTGCCGAAGTATTACTAGGAGGAGAAAAGATGGATGGAAAGGGATATTTCTACAAACCAACAATTCTGACAAACATCACACCAGACATGAGAATCGCAAAAGAAGAAACGTTTGGACCAGTAGCACCAATAACAATTGTTGAAAATGAAAGTGAAGCTATCAAGATGGCAAATGACAGTGAATTTGGATTAGGAGCAAGTATTTGGACAAAAGATCTTGCCAAAGCAGACAAAATGTCAAGAAGAATTGAATCAGGAATTGTTAGTGTAAACAACGTAGTAATTTCAGATCCAAGAATTCCTTTTGGTGGAATTAAACATAGTGGATTTGGAAGAGAATTATCAAGATATGGAATGTTAGAGTTTGTAAATCTAAAATCAGTTAGATTCTACGATAACCTAACACATCACCATTACGTAGAATAA
- a CDS encoding transcription factor encodes MVDKYEDPFVRIASMIGGDEYLKVARSLLKAEDATDEEIASSTGLRINMVRKVLYDLFGKSLITGIRVKDERKGWFVYRWRTRREEVEHFIENQKKKIEERLQQRLDYENASDFYHCGNEDCPRVTFEDALEGMFKCPSCGNVLNLKKNDKSKKAYQKKIDEIKKDMQQIF; translated from the coding sequence TTGGTAGACAAGTACGAAGATCCTTTTGTCAGAATTGCTTCAATGATTGGAGGAGACGAATATCTCAAAGTAGCTCGTTCATTGTTAAAAGCAGAAGATGCAACTGATGAAGAAATTGCCAGTTCCACAGGACTTAGAATCAATATGGTAAGAAAAGTACTGTATGATCTTTTTGGAAAATCTCTCATTACAGGAATCAGAGTAAAAGATGAAAGAAAAGGATGGTTTGTCTACAGATGGAGAACTAGGAGAGAAGAAGTAGAGCATTTCATTGAAAATCAAAAAAAGAAAATCGAGGAGAGATTACAACAAAGACTAGACTATGAAAATGCATCAGATTTTTACCATTGTGGAAATGAAGACTGTCCAAGAGTAACATTTGAGGATGCTCTTGAAGGAATGTTCAAGTGTCCTTCATGTGGAAATGTCCTTAATCTAAAAAAGAATGATAAATCAAAAAAGGCATATCAAAAGAAAATTGATGAAATCAAAAAAGATATGCAACAGATTTTCTAA
- a CDS encoding tRNA (cytidine(56)-2'-O)-methyltransferase, with the protein MEIEVVRIGQRLVRDDRVTTHVALVSRAFGAKTIFMTEVNPEIKDTLGKINETWGGNFTVEFIENWKPIVKKKKEDGFKIVHLSMYGEKINDVQETIRGEEKLLIVVGAEKVPREIYELADYNVGIGSQPHSEISALAILLDRIQEGQQFEKEFPDAKRKIIPTKTGKNVQVKETRD; encoded by the coding sequence TTGGAAATTGAAGTTGTTCGTATTGGACAAAGACTAGTCAGAGATGACCGTGTTACGACTCATGTGGCATTAGTTTCAAGAGCATTTGGTGCAAAAACAATTTTCATGACAGAAGTCAACCCAGAGATAAAAGATACGCTAGGGAAAATTAATGAAACATGGGGTGGCAATTTTACAGTTGAATTTATAGAAAATTGGAAACCAATTGTCAAAAAGAAAAAAGAGGATGGTTTCAAAATAGTGCATCTTTCAATGTATGGTGAGAAAATTAATGATGTTCAAGAGACAATTCGAGGAGAAGAAAAATTGCTAATCGTTGTTGGGGCTGAAAAGGTTCCTAGAGAAATTTATGAATTAGCTGATTATAATGTGGGGATAGGCAGTCAACCTCATTCTGAGATAAGTGCTCTTGCCATACTCTTAGATCGTATTCAAGAAGGTCAGCAATTTGAAAAAGAGTTTCCAGATGCAAAGAGGAAGATCATACCCACAAAAACAGGCAAAAATGTCCAGGTAAAAGAAACAAGGGATTAA
- the hflX gene encoding GTPase HflX, which translates to MKSAILITYDKEDVINEAKGLCDAAGFQVVHTIKQKFLKKPKYGISGGILEKLEEIAEKIRPDVIVFDEVLKPSQNYNLASVLHREILDREALILEIFESRASSAESKLQVKLAQLRYEMARAKEKVRLSSMGEQPGFMGIGKFEVDVYYNDIKHRMGTVRSKLEKAGKQRELHRQGRKRMGFKTISLAGYTSAGKTTLFNMMTGETRDQSSELFTTLSTTTRRVTINQEPFLISDTVGFISKLPAYMIDAFKSTLEELGHTDIIIVVIDISDSIFELKKKFSSCMRTLSELGVEKDRMVYALNKSDLLENSEIEEKIKTLNLIDNKKWIPVSAKTGKNVKHLKELIRDILDSYNSNKFEKNLGVEKTFGN; encoded by the coding sequence ATGAAATCGGCAATTTTAATCACGTATGATAAGGAAGATGTGATTAATGAGGCAAAAGGGCTTTGTGATGCAGCAGGTTTTCAAGTAGTTCACACAATCAAACAGAAATTCTTGAAAAAACCAAAGTACGGAATTAGTGGCGGGATTTTGGAAAAGCTTGAAGAGATTGCAGAGAAAATCAGACCAGATGTTATAGTATTTGATGAGGTTTTAAAACCAAGTCAGAATTATAATTTGGCATCAGTATTACATAGAGAAATTTTGGATAGAGAAGCATTAATTCTTGAAATTTTTGAAAGTAGGGCATCAAGTGCAGAGTCAAAATTACAAGTAAAATTAGCTCAACTAAGATATGAAATGGCTAGAGCAAAAGAAAAAGTTCGACTTTCAAGTATGGGTGAACAACCAGGATTTATGGGAATAGGAAAATTTGAGGTTGATGTTTACTATAATGATATCAAACATAGAATGGGCACTGTTAGATCAAAATTAGAAAAAGCTGGAAAACAAAGAGAACTTCACAGACAAGGAAGAAAAAGAATGGGATTCAAAACAATCTCACTTGCAGGATACACTTCGGCGGGAAAAACTACCTTGTTTAACATGATGACAGGAGAAACAAGAGATCAGAGCAGTGAGTTATTTACTACACTTTCTACAACTACAAGAAGAGTTACCATTAATCAAGAGCCATTTTTGATTTCAGATACAGTAGGTTTCATCAGTAAATTACCTGCATACATGATTGACGCATTCAAATCAACATTGGAAGAATTAGGTCATACGGATATCATTATTGTGGTAATAGATATCAGTGACTCTATTTTTGAATTGAAAAAGAAATTTTCAAGTTGTATGAGAACGCTTAGTGAGTTAGGAGTTGAAAAAGATAGAATGGTATATGCTCTAAATAAATCAGATTTATTAGAAAATAGTGAAATTGAAGAAAAAATAAAGACACTAAATTTAATAGATAATAAAAAATGGATTCCAGTTTCTGCAAAAACAGGAAAAAATGTAAAACATCTCAAAGAATTGATAAGAGATATTTTGGATAGCTACAATTCAAACAAATTTGAAAAAAACTTAGGAGTTGAAAAGACATTTGGAAATTGA
- a CDS encoding phosphate uptake regulator PhoU has translation MEEREETRKIQFTGKSSYIVSLPKQWIIDLGLKQGDQIRMVRKGSSTLELYPPKFESRSQKKEEAVIEINSEEKASSIVRKLISLYFLGFKTINVKPKDGRLSPIQRNTVKEAVKRMLMGSEIISDSSSGITVQVLVNLLELSVDGAFKRMIHLAKSMSSDAILAVKENNLDLAQEVINTDDEVDRFGFYIIRQLKIAIQNEHMLKEMGFRNPRNCLGYRLVVKNIERTGDHAAFIAKDLLEFKKSVKKEILQKLQDMNEFCLSALDDACLSLFKEDYAQAEKTIEKTNDIAKFEKKVREASKSLKDDEEIYRVRRMTENIRRISEYASDIAEIVLNMNIEKAIKKTA, from the coding sequence ATGGAAGAAAGAGAAGAAACAAGGAAAATTCAATTTACAGGTAAATCATCGTATATAGTTTCATTACCAAAACAATGGATTATAGATTTAGGATTAAAACAAGGTGATCAGATTAGAATGGTGAGAAAAGGCTCATCAACTCTAGAGCTTTACCCTCCAAAATTTGAATCACGTAGTCAGAAAAAAGAAGAGGCAGTAATTGAAATTAATTCTGAAGAAAAAGCATCTTCTATTGTAAGGAAATTAATTTCACTTTATTTCTTGGGTTTCAAAACAATTAATGTAAAACCAAAAGATGGGAGATTAAGTCCGATTCAAAGAAACACTGTAAAGGAAGCAGTTAAGCGAATGTTGATGGGTTCTGAAATTATTTCAGATTCGAGTAGTGGAATCACAGTGCAAGTTCTAGTAAATTTATTAGAATTATCAGTTGACGGGGCATTCAAGAGAATGATTCACTTGGCAAAATCAATGTCCAGCGATGCAATACTAGCTGTCAAAGAAAATAATTTAGATTTAGCACAAGAGGTAATCAATACAGATGATGAAGTAGATAGATTCGGATTTTACATTATTCGTCAGTTAAAGATAGCAATCCAAAATGAACATATGTTAAAAGAGATGGGTTTTAGAAATCCAAGAAATTGTCTAGGATACAGATTGGTAGTAAAAAATATAGAAAGAACAGGGGACCACGCAGCATTCATTGCCAAAGATCTTTTGGAATTTAAAAAATCAGTGAAAAAGGAAATTTTACAAAAATTACAAGACATGAATGAATTCTGCCTATCTGCATTAGATGATGCATGCCTATCTTTATTCAAAGAAGATTACGCACAGGCTGAAAAAACCATTGAAAAAACCAACGACATTGCAAAATTTGAGAAAAAGGTTAGAGAAGCCTCAAAATCACTAAAAGATGATGAAGAGATCTATAGAGTTAGGAGGATGACAGAAAACATCAGAAGAATTTCGGAATATGCCAGTGATATTGCAGAAATAGTCCTAAACATGAACATAGAAAAAGCAATCAAAAAAACGGCATAA
- a CDS encoding PUA domain-containing protein, whose amino-acid sequence MDHILKLQSSIDSLFGNDTSKHLPKDIEMTFSRKTGRIRTVMHKGKLLCTLRIDGGLAISPYFAQMLMKSKTFRENCVEVNKDAAPFVQEGRSVFCKHVVKCGKNVRISSDTPILFKNKVIAVGRAVLSYEMISDFDRGVAIKVRDSLKSRKEEKEL is encoded by the coding sequence ATGGATCACATTCTAAAACTTCAGTCTTCTATTGACTCTCTATTTGGAAATGATACATCAAAACATCTTCCAAAAGATATTGAAATGACCTTCTCAAGGAAAACTGGCAGAATTAGAACAGTCATGCATAAAGGAAAACTATTGTGTACATTAAGAATCGATGGTGGGTTGGCAATTAGTCCTTATTTTGCTCAAATGCTAATGAAGAGTAAAACATTCCGAGAAAATTGTGTAGAGGTAAACAAAGATGCTGCACCTTTTGTTCAGGAGGGAAGATCAGTGTTTTGCAAACATGTTGTAAAATGTGGAAAAAATGTTAGAATCTCATCTGATACTCCCATTCTATTCAAAAACAAAGTAATTGCAGTAGGTAGGGCTGTTTTGTCCTATGAGATGATTTCTGATTTTGATAGGGGTGTAGCCATAAAAGTTAGAGATAGTTTAAAAAGTCGTAAAGAGGAAAAAGAACTATGA
- a CDS encoding nascent polypeptide-associated complex protein has translation MMRGGNREMRRMMDKMGLDMNELSNVQEVTIKTDKKEIIISKPSVTEMKAKDNSIFTVTADSYEERELEVPIFSEEDIQLVSQQAGVDEEKAKSALEEAKGDLARAILLLTTG, from the coding sequence ATGATGCGTGGAGGAAATCGTGAAATGCGAAGAATGATGGATAAGATGGGATTGGATATGAATGAATTATCTAATGTTCAGGAAGTCACCATAAAGACCGATAAAAAAGAGATCATTATTTCAAAACCATCTGTTACCGAAATGAAAGCTAAAGATAATTCCATTTTTACTGTTACAGCTGACAGTTATGAAGAAAGAGAATTAGAAGTTCCAATTTTCTCTGAAGAAGATATTCAACTTGTTAGCCAACAAGCCGGAGTCGATGAGGAAAAGGCCAAAAGTGCATTGGAAGAAGCAAAAGGCGATCTTGCTCGAGCCATTTTATTGCTTACCACTGGATGA
- a CDS encoding proteasome assembly chaperone 4, translating to MNSPNGFFQKLVNLEGRNFSLSIQKFDNGYFISVAEGSNKIGSMVASMATGPTPITTTIIPSRSESLFLKLVAERISTRMKGITLVSAFIQKELDPNTAKHLMSEIMEMIENE from the coding sequence TTGAACTCTCCAAATGGATTTTTCCAAAAATTGGTAAATTTGGAGGGCCGTAACTTTTCTTTATCTATACAAAAATTTGATAATGGATATTTTATTTCCGTAGCTGAAGGATCCAATAAAATTGGCTCCATGGTGGCCTCAATGGCAACTGGACCTACACCTATCACCACCACGATTATTCCCTCCCGATCTGAATCCCTTTTTCTCAAACTTGTTGCTGAACGAATCAGCACCAGAATGAAGGGCATTACATTAGTTTCTGCATTTATTCAAAAAGAATTGGATCCCAATACTGCAAAACACTTAATGTCTGAGATTATGGAGATGATTGAGAATGAGTGA
- a CDS encoding UbiD family decarboxylase, which yields MSDLRNYISKIKKNKELKIIKTKVSTKYEIAGITAKVDGSHAVLFENIKESNFHLVSNLVGTRKRFALAVGGTENNIHEKVISAIKKAKAPKIISSGKFQENKSKNLFSMPIVTHFEKESGPFITSSIAYVRNPETGKQNSSFHRMMPIDQTHFSIRMVEGRHLHRCFVDAKEHGEDLKVAITVGVHPAISIAGAYQAQWGKDEIDIANSLLGGKLTLTKLPFTGLNVPSGSEIVMEGKILQDKTHPEWMVEMLQTYDHERSQPVFELENMYFRNNPIFHDVLSGYSEHRLLMGMPIESKLNGDLKKAFRQTQQVSMTNGGCNWLHAVVQIKKKNDSDAKKIIKKTFESHRSLKQVTVVDEDIDPNDADAVEYAMATRFQADKDLVILKNVRGSSLDPSSNQKKLQTAKMGIDATRSLSKRPEGFELAKIPKIDKIKLEKYFK from the coding sequence ATGAGTGATTTAAGAAATTATATTTCAAAAATTAAGAAAAATAAAGAACTCAAAATTATAAAAACAAAAGTTTCTACAAAATATGAGATAGCAGGAATTACTGCAAAAGTTGACGGCTCCCATGCAGTATTATTTGAAAACATCAAAGAAAGTAATTTTCATTTAGTTTCCAATTTGGTTGGCACTCGAAAAAGATTTGCTCTTGCAGTTGGTGGAACTGAAAACAATATTCATGAAAAGGTAATTTCTGCCATAAAAAAGGCAAAAGCCCCTAAAATTATCTCATCAGGGAAATTTCAAGAAAACAAGTCAAAAAACCTCTTTTCTATGCCTATTGTCACTCATTTTGAAAAAGAATCTGGTCCTTTTATCACCTCTTCAATTGCATATGTAAGGAATCCAGAAACTGGAAAACAAAATTCATCTTTTCATAGAATGATGCCAATTGATCAAACCCATTTTTCAATACGAATGGTTGAAGGACGTCATTTACATCGATGTTTTGTTGATGCAAAGGAACATGGTGAGGATCTAAAAGTTGCAATAACTGTTGGTGTTCATCCTGCCATTTCTATTGCAGGAGCTTATCAAGCACAATGGGGTAAAGATGAGATTGATATTGCAAATTCATTGTTGGGTGGAAAATTAACTTTAACAAAACTTCCATTTACTGGATTGAATGTTCCTTCTGGTTCAGAGATAGTTATGGAAGGAAAAATTCTTCAAGATAAAACCCATCCTGAATGGATGGTAGAAATGCTTCAGACATATGATCATGAAAGATCTCAACCTGTTTTTGAACTTGAAAATATGTATTTTAGAAATAATCCCATCTTCCATGATGTTTTGTCTGGTTATTCAGAACATAGATTATTGATGGGAATGCCAATTGAATCAAAATTAAATGGTGATTTGAAAAAAGCATTCAGACAAACACAACAAGTATCTATGACAAATGGTGGATGTAATTGGTTGCATGCAGTAGTACAAATAAAGAAGAAAAACGATTCTGATGCAAAAAAAATAATCAAAAAAACATTCGAGTCTCACCGTTCACTAAAACAAGTTACAGTAGTAGATGAGGATATTGATCCTAATGATGCTGATGCAGTAGAATATGCTATGGCTACGAGATTCCAGGCAGATAAAGATCTTGTAATCTTAAAAAATGTGCGTGGTTCTAGCCTTGATCCATCAAGTAATCAAAAGAAATTACAAACTGCAAAAATGGGTATTGATGCAACTAGATCTCTTTCAAAACGTCCTGAAGGATTCGAATTGGCAAAAATCCCAAAAATTGACAAAATTAAACTCGAAAAATATTTCAAATAA
- a CDS encoding acyl-CoA thioesterase: MSSESNPKEKTPSESHAEVIVRMFPSDANPAGNVFGGEILKHIDMVAGIVAQRHSQSNAVTVSMDSVNFLKPVFVGNVLSLNARINYVHNSSMEIEVRAEAEDIVTGIRTVTGTAFVTFVALDKNGKPMHVPKLSLKTDEDRTKFEEGKIRMEKRLKNRQK, translated from the coding sequence ATGTCATCTGAATCAAATCCTAAAGAAAAAACTCCTTCTGAATCCCATGCTGAGGTTATTGTTAGGATGTTTCCATCTGATGCAAATCCAGCTGGAAATGTGTTTGGTGGTGAAATTTTAAAACATATTGATATGGTTGCAGGAATCGTTGCTCAACGACATTCTCAATCAAATGCTGTTACTGTATCTATGGATAGTGTTAATTTTCTAAAACCTGTTTTTGTTGGAAATGTTCTTTCATTAAATGCTCGCATAAATTATGTTCATAATTCTTCTATGGAAATAGAAGTTAGGGCAGAAGCTGAGGATATTGTTACTGGAATTAGAACCGTGACTGGAACTGCTTTTGTAACATTTGTTGCGCTAGATAAAAACGGCAAACCAATGCATGTTCCAAAACTTTCTTTAAAAACTGATGAAGATAGAACCAAATTTGAAGAAGGAAAAATTAGAATGGAAAAAAGATTGAAAAATCGCCAAAAATAA